The Streptomyces sp. CC0208 genome window below encodes:
- a CDS encoding transglycosylase family protein: MSECAHTSRDNVRKTRTTVALAGAALLAPLGLLAAAGNSVAADGGVWDRIAQCESGGNWHINTGNGYYGGLQFSAGTWRAYGGTAYAATADQATKSQQIAVATKVQGAQGWGAWPTCSARAGAYGNAPAASSGPAGTSSGTTKAAPAEPAKTPTRAENHADRSVSRGDYTVRPGDTLSKVAARHGTTWQKLYAVNKAVIGTDPDMIVPGQRLDI, from the coding sequence ATGTCCGAATGTGCTCATACCTCGCGCGACAACGTTCGTAAGACCCGAACCACCGTGGCCCTGGCCGGGGCCGCCCTGCTCGCGCCCCTCGGACTGCTGGCCGCGGCCGGCAACTCGGTGGCGGCGGACGGCGGAGTGTGGGACCGCATCGCCCAGTGCGAGAGCGGCGGGAACTGGCACATCAACACCGGGAACGGCTACTACGGAGGACTCCAGTTCTCCGCCGGCACCTGGCGCGCGTACGGCGGTACGGCCTACGCGGCCACCGCCGACCAGGCCACCAAGTCCCAGCAGATCGCGGTCGCCACCAAGGTCCAGGGCGCCCAGGGGTGGGGCGCCTGGCCGACCTGCTCGGCGCGCGCCGGAGCCTACGGCAACGCGCCCGCGGCCTCCTCCGGCCCGGCGGGCACCTCGTCCGGGACCACCAAGGCCGCTCCCGCCGAGCCGGCGAAGACCCCGACCCGTGCGGAGAACCACGCCGACCGCAGTGTCTCCCGTGGCGACTACACCGTCCGCCCCGGCGACACGCTGAGCAAGGTCGCCGCCCGGCACGGGACCACCTGGCAGAAGCTCTACGCCGTCAACAAGGCCGTCATCGGCACCGATCCCGACATGATCGTGCCCGGGCAGCGCCTCGACATCTGA
- a CDS encoding ATP-binding cassette domain-containing protein, whose protein sequence is MTAKTAVSLRHARVRYGPLEALHGITLTAPGPGLTVLLGRNGSGRTTALRALAGTVPLTDGSVVWDGTDVTRVPAYERARRGLCLVPERQAVFGSLTVRENLELAAPAADLALDAYPQLAPLLPRRAGTLSGGEQRMLALSRALLARARVVLVDEPAQGMSPTVAARTYELLAGLDACVVVAEQRLPPTLHDRTTIVYELRRGSVVFSGEAAELRTGRA, encoded by the coding sequence ATGACAGCGAAGACCGCCGTGTCCCTGCGCCACGCGCGCGTGCGCTACGGCCCGCTGGAGGCCCTGCACGGCATCACCCTCACCGCCCCGGGCCCCGGCCTCACCGTCCTGCTGGGCCGCAACGGCTCCGGCCGTACGACGGCGTTGCGCGCCCTGGCCGGAACGGTGCCGCTCACCGACGGCAGCGTGGTGTGGGACGGCACCGACGTGACCCGCGTACCGGCGTACGAGCGGGCCCGGCGCGGTCTGTGTCTGGTTCCCGAGCGCCAGGCGGTGTTCGGGTCCCTCACCGTCCGCGAGAACCTCGAACTCGCCGCTCCCGCCGCCGACCTGGCCCTGGACGCCTACCCGCAGCTCGCCCCCCTGCTCCCCCGCCGCGCCGGCACCCTCTCCGGCGGCGAGCAGCGCATGCTCGCCCTCTCCCGTGCCCTCCTGGCACGCGCGCGCGTGGTTCTCGTCGACGAACCCGCGCAGGGCATGTCCCCCACGGTCGCGGCCCGCACGTACGAACTCCTCGCCGGGCTGGACGCGTGCGTGGTGGTGGCCGAGCAGCGGCTCCCACCCACGCTGCACGACCGGACGACGATCGTGTACGAACTGCGGCGCGGCTCGGTCGTGTTCAGCGGGGAGGCGGCGGAGCTGCGTACGGGGCGAGCCTGA